The following are encoded together in the Labrys wisconsinensis genome:
- a CDS encoding CGNR zinc finger domain-containing protein, whose amino-acid sequence MIQPAPSRAGSLPLIGSEIAFDFTNTASGRGHESQQDHLRCGADVVVWARHARVLAPGDGDVAKQMLAADTALADRLLARALELRETIHRTGAVIAAGGEPTAEDRDRLTAEHAACLTRARLTPHQGGFVWAWAAADGPAEAILGPVTLSALTLLTQSDLSRIKQCQGEHCGWLFFDVTKNKSRRWCEMEVCGNRAKQKALRARLRPRAEAVE is encoded by the coding sequence ATGATCCAGCCCGCCCCGTCCCGCGCCGGTTCGCTGCCGCTGATCGGCAGCGAGATCGCCTTCGACTTCACCAACACCGCCTCCGGGCGCGGCCATGAGAGCCAGCAGGACCATCTGCGCTGCGGCGCCGACGTCGTGGTCTGGGCCCGCCACGCCCGTGTCCTCGCCCCGGGGGACGGGGACGTGGCAAAACAGATGCTTGCCGCGGACACGGCCTTGGCCGACCGCCTGCTGGCCCGGGCACTGGAGCTGCGCGAGACCATACACCGCACCGGCGCCGTCATCGCCGCCGGCGGCGAGCCCACGGCCGAGGACCGCGACCGGCTCACCGCCGAGCACGCCGCCTGCCTGACCCGGGCCCGGCTGACGCCGCACCAGGGCGGCTTCGTCTGGGCCTGGGCCGCCGCCGACGGACCGGCCGAGGCGATCCTCGGCCCGGTGACCCTGTCGGCATTGACCTTGCTCACCCAGTCCGACCTCTCGCGCATCAAGCAGTGCCAGGGCGAGCATTGCGGATGGCTGTTCTTCGACGTCACCAAGAACAAGAGCCGCCGCTGGTGCGAGATGGAGGTCTGCGGCAACCGCGCCAAGCAGAAGGCGCTGCGGGCCCGGCTCAGGCCGCGGGCCGAGGCGGTGGAGTAG
- a CDS encoding branched-chain amino acid ABC transporter permease, which translates to MPRPLLLLAALILALALTACGMVLDGDQVRVCRQTLPAVNPDATAITVLRVDPAPAPYAVRLAYRVEQGGIEQDRFVLCGFAAEGIDLDRNVLARFATEEGPYSPIKLHILNRYWLEKTALATAADPGPGLAAPPLIVASTGIAYLVQALANALPSTAMMMLIAVAYALIYGLVGRINLAFGELAALGAYGAVIGAVLATQAGFTSVISGLFAAAALGIGMSVLHGLAIERLVFTPLAFGRGQSILVATLALAIVLQDYMRLTQGAENRWIPPLLTAALPLAGSPDFTATVTPMQLIVAGFTTVLALALVLLMRLSGFGRRWRATADDAGMAGLMGISPKAMLGQTFMLATGLAGAAGFIMTVYYGGAGFAAGTMIGLKALVAAVVGGIGSIGGALLGGLAIGLFEAFWSAYLPIEHRDLAVLSLLSIVLTLRPGGIFGLGDDRPRQV; encoded by the coding sequence ATGCCGCGCCCCCTGCTCCTCCTCGCCGCCCTGATCCTCGCCCTTGCCCTCACGGCCTGCGGCATGGTGCTCGACGGCGACCAGGTCAGGGTCTGCCGGCAGACGCTGCCGGCGGTCAACCCGGACGCCACGGCGATCACGGTGCTGCGCGTCGACCCTGCCCCGGCGCCCTATGCGGTGCGCCTCGCCTATCGCGTCGAGCAGGGCGGCATCGAGCAGGACCGCTTCGTGCTCTGCGGCTTCGCCGCCGAGGGCATCGACCTCGACCGCAATGTCCTTGCCCGCTTCGCCACCGAGGAGGGGCCCTATTCGCCGATCAAGCTGCACATCCTCAACCGCTACTGGCTGGAGAAGACGGCGCTCGCCACCGCGGCCGATCCCGGGCCGGGGCTCGCCGCGCCGCCGCTGATCGTGGCGTCGACCGGCATCGCCTATCTCGTCCAGGCGCTCGCCAACGCCCTGCCCTCCACCGCGATGATGATGCTGATCGCCGTCGCCTATGCCCTGATCTACGGCCTCGTCGGGCGCATCAACCTCGCCTTCGGCGAATTGGCGGCGCTCGGCGCCTACGGCGCGGTCATCGGCGCGGTGCTCGCCACCCAGGCCGGCTTCACCTCGGTGATATCAGGCCTCTTCGCCGCCGCCGCCCTGGGCATCGGCATGTCCGTCCTGCACGGCCTCGCCATCGAGCGGCTGGTCTTCACCCCGCTCGCCTTCGGCCGCGGCCAGAGCATCCTGGTGGCGACGCTGGCGCTCGCCATCGTGCTGCAGGACTACATGCGGCTCACCCAGGGGGCCGAGAACCGCTGGATCCCGCCGCTGCTCACCGCCGCCCTCCCGCTCGCCGGCTCGCCGGACTTCACCGCCACGGTGACGCCGATGCAGCTGATCGTCGCCGGCTTCACCACGGTCCTGGCGCTCGCCCTCGTCCTCCTCATGCGCCTCAGCGGCTTCGGCCGGCGCTGGCGCGCCACCGCGGACGATGCCGGCATGGCCGGCCTGATGGGCATCTCGCCCAAGGCCATGCTCGGCCAGACCTTCATGCTGGCCACGGGCCTGGCCGGGGCGGCCGGCTTCATCATGACCGTCTATTACGGCGGCGCCGGCTTTGCCGCCGGCACGATGATCGGCCTCAAGGCGCTGGTCGCCGCCGTGGTCGGCGGCATCGGCTCGATCGGCGGGGCGCTGCTCGGAGGCCTCGCCATCGGCCTGTTCGAAGCCTTCTGGTCCGCCTATCTGCCGATCGAGCACCGCGACCTGGCGGTGCTGTCGCTGCTCTCCATCGTCCTCACCCTGCGGCCCGGCGGCATCTTCGGCCTCGGCGACGATCGGCCGCGGCAGGTCTAG
- a CDS encoding arginyltransferase: MSIEIRDSPQFYLTAPTPCPYIKGKQERKVFTHLVGERAVRLNDLLTHGGFRRSQTIAYRPACESCRACVSVRVPVADFVWSRTFRRTLRDNADVVSDMRTPTPTSEQYSTFRAYLDARHADGGMADMTVLDYAMMVEDTHVTSRLIEYRLSGPDLPLNRRGEGPLIAVSLTDVLADGLSMVYSFYEPEQHLRSVGTFMILDHIRRAKAMDLPYVYLGYWVEGSKKMAYKARFLPQERLGPKGWDRVES, encoded by the coding sequence TTGAGCATCGAAATCCGCGACTCGCCGCAGTTCTACCTGACGGCGCCGACTCCCTGCCCCTACATCAAGGGCAAGCAGGAACGGAAGGTGTTCACCCATCTGGTGGGCGAGCGGGCGGTGCGGCTCAACGACCTGCTCACCCATGGCGGCTTCCGCCGCTCCCAGACCATCGCCTATCGCCCGGCCTGCGAGAGCTGCCGGGCCTGCGTGTCCGTGCGCGTGCCGGTGGCGGACTTCGTCTGGAGCCGCACCTTCCGCCGCACCCTGCGCGACAATGCCGACGTGGTCTCGGACATGCGGACGCCGACGCCGACCTCCGAGCAATATTCCACCTTCCGCGCCTATCTCGACGCTCGCCACGCCGATGGCGGCATGGCCGACATGACCGTGCTCGACTACGCCATGATGGTGGAGGACACGCACGTGACCAGCCGGCTGATCGAGTACCGCCTGTCCGGCCCGGACCTGCCGCTCAACCGCCGCGGCGAAGGCCCGCTGATCGCGGTCTCGCTGACGGACGTGCTCGCCGACGGCCTGTCGATGGTCTACTCCTTCTACGAGCCCGAGCAGCACCTGCGCAGCGTCGGCACCTTCATGATCCTCGACCATATCCGCCGCGCCAAGGCGATGGACCTGCCTTACGTCTATCTCGGCTATTGGGTCGAGGGCTCCAAGAAGATGGCCTACAAGGCCCGTTTCCTGCCGCAGGAACGCCTGGGCCCCAAGGGCTGGGACCGGGTGGAGAGCTGA
- a CDS encoding sensor histidine kinase translates to MRLAERLVPRSITTQITGLVAVSVLLGMIVTVAIVVLLYGTTPPDDSPPAVASRIVRITQFVKAAKTPAEADIVLTAVRNAGVRVDQVALSELEPLPGGAGWPWWTWPLLQQVRSAPGVEILDRRYPAGPAQQLVVRRDAGHALVFDAATDASPWRLFLTPTALILTIVLIFVLLLSIYAVRWIIAPLAAVAAAAQSFGRSPQDVQPIAGGGPREIAQVADALNEMRTRIGALLDDRTRMLAAIGHDLRTPLTRLRLRSERVHQDKLREGMLADLANVERMLDETLDYLREDGRSEALSRVDLPSLLQTICSQFVDVGHAVAYRGPGKLVWTVQPRALTRAVTNIVENGVKHAGTVTATLRGRADRIEIEVADDGPGIPAELRERVFEPFFKADAARTQDGGGFGLGLSIARDIVQRHGGTISLANRDPRGLKVRIHLPAGAGRD, encoded by the coding sequence ATGCGCCTGGCCGAGCGCCTCGTCCCGCGCAGCATCACCACGCAGATCACCGGCCTGGTCGCGGTCTCGGTGCTGCTCGGCATGATCGTCACGGTGGCGATCGTGGTGCTGCTCTACGGGACGACGCCGCCGGACGATTCGCCGCCGGCCGTGGCCTCGCGCATCGTGCGGATCACCCAGTTCGTCAAGGCGGCCAAGACCCCCGCCGAGGCCGACATCGTGCTCACCGCAGTGCGCAACGCCGGGGTCAGGGTCGACCAGGTCGCCCTGTCGGAGCTCGAACCGCTGCCGGGCGGCGCCGGCTGGCCGTGGTGGACCTGGCCGCTGCTGCAGCAGGTGCGCTCGGCCCCCGGCGTCGAGATCCTCGACCGGCGCTATCCCGCCGGGCCGGCGCAGCAGCTGGTGGTGCGGCGCGACGCCGGTCACGCCCTGGTGTTCGACGCCGCCACCGACGCCTCGCCCTGGCGCCTGTTCCTGACGCCGACGGCGCTGATCCTGACCATCGTCCTGATCTTCGTGCTGCTCCTGTCGATCTATGCGGTGCGCTGGATCATTGCGCCGCTGGCGGCGGTCGCCGCTGCGGCGCAGTCCTTCGGGCGTTCGCCGCAGGACGTGCAGCCGATCGCCGGCGGGGGGCCGCGCGAGATCGCCCAGGTCGCCGATGCGCTCAACGAGATGCGCACCCGCATCGGCGCCCTGCTCGACGACCGCACGCGCATGCTGGCCGCCATCGGCCACGACCTGCGGACGCCGCTGACGCGGCTGAGGCTGCGCTCCGAGCGCGTGCATCAGGACAAGCTGCGCGAGGGCATGCTGGCGGATCTCGCCAATGTCGAGCGCATGCTCGACGAGACGCTGGACTACCTGCGCGAGGACGGCCGGTCCGAGGCCCTGTCCCGCGTCGACCTGCCGAGCCTCCTGCAGACGATCTGCTCGCAATTCGTCGATGTCGGCCATGCCGTGGCCTATCGCGGGCCGGGCAAGCTGGTCTGGACGGTGCAGCCGCGGGCGCTGACCCGCGCCGTCACCAACATCGTCGAGAACGGCGTCAAGCATGCCGGCACGGTCACCGCAACGTTGCGCGGCCGGGCGGACCGGATCGAGATCGAGGTCGCCGACGACGGCCCGGGCATTCCGGCCGAGCTGCGCGAGCGGGTGTTCGAGCCCTTCTTCAAGGCCGACGCGGCCCGCACCCAGGACGGCGGCGGCTTCGGCCTCGGGCTCTCCATCGCCAGGGACATCGTGCAGCGCCATGGCGGCACGATCAGCCTCGCCAACCGCGACCCGCGGGGCCTGAAGGTGCGCATCCATCTGCCGGCCGGCGCCGGCCGGGACTGA
- a CDS encoding response regulator: MVRPHILCVEDDAEIAQLLADVLEENGLSVSCVGSAAGMDAVLGRGGVDLVVLDLMLPGEDGLSICRRLRATSAIPIIIVTARGEQIDRIVGLEIGADDYVSKPFNSRELVARIRALLRRAAAPQPATTRERGLAFAGWRLDPAARELHDPEGVRISLTSVEFDLLLAFCRHPGRVLSREQLIELIHGGAAGPIERSIDVHISRIRQKIEADPRDPVMIKTVRLGGYVFTPGVETA; this comes from the coding sequence ATGGTCAGGCCGCACATCCTGTGCGTCGAGGACGACGCCGAGATCGCGCAGCTGCTCGCCGATGTGCTGGAGGAGAACGGCCTGTCCGTTTCCTGCGTCGGCTCGGCGGCTGGGATGGACGCGGTGCTCGGGCGCGGCGGCGTCGATCTGGTGGTGCTCGACCTGATGCTCCCAGGAGAGGACGGGCTCAGCATCTGCCGGCGGCTGCGGGCGACGTCCGCCATCCCGATCATCATCGTCACGGCACGCGGCGAGCAGATCGACCGCATCGTCGGCCTGGAGATCGGCGCGGACGACTACGTCTCCAAGCCGTTCAACTCGCGCGAGCTGGTCGCCCGCATCCGGGCACTGCTGCGCCGCGCCGCAGCGCCGCAGCCGGCGACGACGCGCGAGCGCGGCCTCGCCTTCGCGGGTTGGCGCCTCGACCCGGCGGCCCGCGAGCTCCACGACCCCGAGGGGGTGCGGATCTCGCTGACCAGCGTCGAGTTCGACCTGCTGCTCGCCTTCTGCCGCCATCCCGGACGCGTGCTGTCGCGCGAGCAGCTGATCGAGCTGATCCATGGCGGCGCGGCCGGGCCGATCGAGCGCAGCATCGACGTCCATATCAGCCGCATCCGCCAGAAGATCGAGGCGGATCCGCGCGATCCGGTGATGATCAAGACCGTGCGGCTCGGCGGCTATGTCTTCACGCCGGGCGTGGAGACGGCCTGA
- a CDS encoding TolC family outer membrane protein, with product MTRSRFRALLIAGTCLAGTIPAQAQSLMAALEQAYASNPTLNAQRAAARAFDETVPQALAGYRPTVSATANLAVGSLSTKVSGASTTSQSLVPNGVGLQVNQTLFDGLRTAGSVAAAEAGVLGQRETLRGVEQTVLLDAATAYMNVFRDTAMLELRRDNLAYLTEQTKETRQRFVAGDQTQTDVSQAEANAASARSQLLAAQAQLKASIAVYHQVIGSQPSRVEPASFVEALLPHSLAEASRQGIAAQPSVLSAQHAVDVAAADVEVAESALYPTVTAQGSASRQHDYVTSGTLYNRLTSASLGLSASVPVYSGGVDYAKIRQAKEVLAQRHAELDEAREQARADIATAWATFGATAASIDAAKAEVDAAELALQGVSTEQRVGQRTTLDVLNQRQTLVDARSSLISAQRDRIVAAFTLLADIGSLNARALKLAVTPYDPAVHDRQVRSKWAGQ from the coding sequence GTGACGAGATCCCGTTTCAGAGCGCTGCTGATCGCGGGGACCTGCCTTGCCGGCACCATCCCCGCCCAGGCGCAGTCCCTCATGGCCGCCCTCGAGCAGGCCTATGCGTCCAATCCGACGCTGAATGCGCAACGGGCGGCCGCGCGCGCCTTCGACGAGACGGTGCCGCAGGCGCTCGCCGGCTACCGGCCCACCGTCTCGGCCACCGCCAACCTCGCCGTGGGCTCGCTCTCCACCAAGGTCTCCGGAGCGAGCACGACCAGCCAGAGCCTGGTGCCGAACGGTGTCGGCCTCCAGGTCAACCAGACGCTGTTCGACGGCCTGCGCACCGCCGGCAGCGTCGCGGCCGCGGAGGCCGGCGTGCTCGGGCAGCGGGAGACGCTGCGCGGCGTCGAGCAGACCGTGCTCCTCGATGCGGCGACGGCCTACATGAACGTCTTCCGCGACACCGCCATGCTGGAGCTGCGGCGCGACAACCTGGCCTATCTGACCGAGCAGACCAAGGAGACCCGGCAGCGCTTCGTCGCCGGCGACCAGACCCAGACCGACGTCAGCCAGGCCGAGGCCAACGCCGCGTCGGCCCGGTCCCAGCTCCTCGCCGCGCAGGCGCAGCTCAAAGCCTCGATCGCCGTCTACCATCAGGTGATCGGCTCGCAGCCAAGCCGGGTGGAGCCCGCCTCGTTCGTCGAGGCGCTGCTGCCGCATTCGCTGGCGGAGGCGTCGCGACAGGGCATCGCCGCCCAGCCTTCGGTGCTCTCGGCCCAGCATGCGGTGGACGTCGCCGCCGCCGACGTTGAGGTCGCCGAGAGCGCGCTCTATCCCACGGTGACCGCCCAGGGGTCGGCAAGCCGGCAGCACGACTATGTCACCAGCGGCACCCTCTACAACCGGCTGACGAGCGCGTCGCTGGGCCTGTCGGCCTCCGTGCCGGTCTATTCGGGCGGCGTGGACTACGCCAAGATCCGGCAGGCCAAGGAGGTGCTGGCGCAGCGCCACGCCGAGCTCGACGAGGCGCGCGAGCAGGCCCGCGCCGACATCGCCACCGCCTGGGCGACGTTCGGGGCGACGGCGGCGAGCATCGACGCCGCCAAGGCCGAGGTCGATGCGGCCGAGCTGGCCCTGCAGGGCGTGTCGACCGAACAGAGGGTGGGACAGCGCACGACGCTCGACGTGCTGAACCAGCGCCAGACGCTGGTGGACGCCCGCTCCTCCCTGATCTCGGCGCAGCGCGACCGCATCGTCGCCGCTTTCACTTTGCTCGCCGATATCGGCAGCTTGAACGCGCGGGCGCTGAAGCTTGCGGTCACGCCCTACGATCCGGCCGTGCATGACCGGCAGGTGCGATCGAAATGGGCGGGGCAATAG
- a CDS encoding type II and III secretion system protein family protein, with protein sequence MLTQGHHRRGQGRAMRLVLILAAALLAGGLAAAPAAAQTNLRIGAGEGETTRRVDIGLGKSIIVDLPRDAKEVFVANPQVANAVVRSARKVFVTAAGVGQTTLVFMDLAGNQMSALDINVQRDISPIARAIQEAVPGSEIVVRQLNEGVLLSGYVNSADDASRAVAIASQFLGKDGAVANSISIRAREQVMLKVTVAEVQRQVLKQLGINLSGGNNSGTISFSTSNPFGLAGAIASGNTATIGNSNFNATIQAFERANVMRALAEPTLTAISGESAKFLAGGEYPILTSSSCDSNGANCQSGYTYKQFGVGLTFTPVVLNEGRISLKVATEVSDIDDKNTFTTTDGAVIPAFTVSRADTTVELASGASLVMAGMIQQNTKQVVNGTPGLMNIPILGQLFRSRDYQRDNTELMIMVTPYLAKAVDRKDIALPSDGFTDASDPSTFLLGRFNKIYGVRGAPPPAGKLAGRYGFTLD encoded by the coding sequence ATGTTGACCCAAGGACACCACAGGAGAGGCCAAGGGCGGGCGATGCGCCTGGTCCTGATCCTGGCGGCGGCGCTCCTGGCCGGCGGCCTCGCCGCCGCGCCGGCGGCGGCCCAGACCAATCTGCGCATCGGCGCCGGCGAAGGCGAGACCACGCGCCGCGTCGACATCGGCCTCGGCAAGTCGATCATCGTCGACCTGCCGCGCGATGCCAAGGAGGTGTTCGTCGCCAACCCGCAGGTCGCCAACGCGGTGGTGCGCTCGGCCCGCAAGGTCTTCGTCACCGCCGCGGGCGTCGGCCAGACCACCCTGGTGTTCATGGACCTGGCCGGCAACCAGATGAGCGCGCTCGACATCAACGTCCAGCGCGACATCAGCCCGATCGCCCGGGCGATCCAGGAGGCGGTGCCCGGCAGCGAGATCGTGGTGCGCCAGCTCAACGAGGGCGTGCTGCTCAGCGGCTACGTCAATTCCGCCGACGATGCGTCGCGGGCGGTGGCCATCGCTTCCCAGTTCCTCGGCAAGGACGGCGCCGTCGCCAACTCCATCTCGATCCGCGCCCGAGAGCAGGTCATGCTGAAGGTGACCGTGGCCGAGGTGCAGCGCCAGGTCCTCAAGCAGCTCGGCATCAACCTTTCCGGCGGCAACAACAGCGGCACCATCTCCTTCTCGACCTCCAATCCCTTCGGCCTCGCCGGAGCGATCGCCAGCGGCAACACGGCCACGATCGGCAATTCCAACTTCAATGCAACGATTCAGGCCTTCGAGCGCGCCAATGTCATGCGCGCCCTGGCCGAACCGACGCTGACCGCCATCTCCGGCGAATCCGCCAAGTTCCTGGCCGGCGGCGAATATCCCATCCTGACCAGCTCGAGCTGCGACAGCAACGGAGCGAACTGCCAGAGCGGCTATACCTACAAGCAGTTCGGCGTCGGGCTCACCTTCACGCCGGTGGTGCTGAACGAGGGCCGCATCAGCCTGAAGGTCGCCACCGAAGTCTCCGACATCGACGACAAGAACACCTTCACCACCACCGACGGCGCCGTGATCCCCGCCTTCACCGTGAGCCGCGCCGACACCACGGTCGAGCTCGCCTCCGGCGCCTCGCTTGTCATGGCCGGCATGATCCAGCAGAACACCAAGCAGGTGGTCAACGGCACGCCGGGGCTGATGAACATCCCGATCCTCGGCCAGCTCTTCCGCTCGCGCGACTACCAGCGCGACAACACCGAGCTGATGATCATGGTCACGCCCTATCTCGCCAAGGCGGTCGACCGCAAGGACATCGCCCTGCCGAGCGACGGCTTCACCGACGCCTCCGATCCCTCGACCTTCCTGCTCGGGCGCTTCAACAAGATCTACGGGGTGCGCGGCGCGCCCCCGCCGGCCGGCAAGCTCGCCGGACGCTACGGCTTCACCCTCGACTGA
- a CDS encoding porin: MTLKSFLLGAAAGIVTTGAAEAADLPMTKAEPVEYVKVCSEFGEGYFYIPGTDTCLRLQGEIRAKYIFTQPKNTVSETGRNTNATDFSTEARVMWDARTQTEWGLLRSYLQLDIYANNTAANGGRDSFVVDKAFIQLGGFTAGYAHTFFGIYDNDYGDTIFAPYYTSQTTVNLLAYTATFGGGFSATLAVEDNIEHRSSLWDQTGETGGTAGTTGTYGGSRFPDIVGQLRIDQGWGEAAVFAAAHQINYPTGVSSSDTWGWAAGAGVGVKLPFLAGAHLALEGVYADGANNYLGLSDPEAAYDTGTGLENKGKGWSITGELGVDVTPALNVTAFGSYVDYTAGNADDIVLLPTDSDFTAYIAGINATYTIVKGLTVSGEIYYSKKDYKDFGSSVTVDGTTYQGDTDGWNGGIRIRRVF, encoded by the coding sequence ATGACGCTCAAGTCGTTCCTTCTCGGTGCTGCCGCGGGCATCGTCACGACAGGCGCTGCCGAAGCTGCCGATCTGCCGATGACGAAGGCGGAGCCGGTCGAATATGTGAAAGTCTGCAGCGAGTTCGGCGAGGGCTATTTCTACATCCCGGGCACCGACACCTGCCTTCGCCTGCAGGGTGAAATCCGCGCCAAGTACATCTTCACCCAGCCGAAGAACACCGTCTCGGAGACGGGCCGCAATACCAATGCGACGGACTTCAGCACCGAGGCCCGCGTGATGTGGGATGCGCGCACCCAGACCGAGTGGGGTCTGCTGCGCTCTTACCTGCAGCTCGACATCTACGCCAACAACACCGCCGCCAATGGCGGGCGTGACAGCTTCGTCGTCGACAAGGCGTTCATCCAGCTCGGCGGCTTCACCGCCGGCTATGCCCACACCTTCTTCGGCATCTACGACAACGACTATGGCGATACGATCTTCGCCCCGTATTACACGTCGCAGACCACCGTGAACCTGCTGGCCTACACCGCCACCTTCGGCGGCGGCTTCTCGGCGACCCTGGCGGTCGAAGACAATATCGAGCATCGCTCGTCGCTGTGGGATCAGACCGGCGAGACCGGCGGTACCGCGGGCACCACCGGCACCTATGGCGGGTCCCGCTTCCCCGACATCGTCGGCCAGCTGCGTATCGATCAGGGCTGGGGCGAGGCGGCGGTGTTCGCTGCGGCCCATCAGATCAACTATCCCACCGGCGTCAGCAGCAGCGACACGTGGGGCTGGGCGGCGGGTGCCGGCGTCGGCGTGAAGCTGCCGTTCCTGGCCGGCGCGCACCTGGCCTTGGAAGGCGTCTATGCCGACGGCGCCAACAACTATCTCGGCCTCTCCGATCCGGAAGCTGCCTACGACACCGGCACCGGTCTGGAGAACAAGGGCAAGGGATGGTCGATCACCGGTGAGCTGGGCGTGGACGTCACGCCCGCCCTGAACGTCACCGCGTTCGGCAGCTATGTCGACTACACCGCCGGCAATGCCGACGACATCGTCCTGCTGCCGACCGATTCGGACTTCACGGCCTATATCGCCGGCATCAACGCCACCTACACCATCGTCAAGGGGCTCACCGTCAGTGGCGAAATCTATTATTCGAAGAAGGACTACAAGGACTTCGGCTCGTCGGTGACGGTCGATGGAACCACGTACCAGGGCGACACCGACGGCTGGAATGGCGGCATCCGCATCCGCCGCGTGTTCTGA
- a CDS encoding sensor histidine kinase has product MSRFFATMLGQILAIIAGSFALALLLFHLVLSTQHPKAPPPLWPWSSAYRISTIIESFRLAPERVRSALVAAADRPDLSIRLLQDPPVCDGLSADARDMREALATEFSDRSLDLRVHSCETAASGPGETIQVLARLGDQTLEFEAGRPGLALLKRLPLPILDALLFLCVAAATMSAWASWRVIGPLRRLSQKADALGGDAPMAPIREEGPLEIRQAARAFNRMQDHAVRSIQDRSRVLAAICHDLRTPLTRMRLLIETRGANEIQGSLLKNISLMQSMVTSTLAFFSDAHSAEDEEWLDLGALLSTLCDEFEDAGAAIRYVGPRHILFRCRPNAMMRAFTNLVENGCHFGNAVTIRTSVRSHGIVIDVTDDGPGIPEQRLRDVIEPFVHVDPSRSHRPGSVGLGLSIVNEIVQAHRGTLTLMNGETKGLVARVDLPASLQDLPRRE; this is encoded by the coding sequence ATGAGCCGCTTCTTCGCAACCATGCTCGGCCAGATCCTCGCGATCATCGCCGGCTCGTTCGCACTGGCCCTGCTGCTGTTCCACCTCGTGCTGTCGACGCAACATCCCAAGGCGCCGCCGCCCCTGTGGCCGTGGTCCAGCGCCTATCGCATCTCCACCATCATCGAGAGCTTTCGGCTCGCGCCGGAGCGCGTGCGAAGCGCCCTGGTGGCCGCGGCGGACCGGCCGGATCTGTCGATCCGGTTGCTGCAGGACCCGCCCGTCTGCGACGGCCTCAGTGCCGATGCGCGCGACATGCGGGAGGCGCTGGCCACCGAATTCTCCGATCGCTCGCTCGACCTGCGGGTCCATTCGTGTGAGACGGCGGCTTCGGGGCCCGGCGAAACGATCCAGGTCTTGGCCAGGCTCGGGGATCAGACCCTGGAATTCGAGGCCGGCAGGCCCGGGCTGGCTCTCCTCAAGAGGCTGCCGCTGCCGATTCTCGACGCTCTCCTGTTCCTGTGCGTCGCTGCCGCGACCATGTCCGCCTGGGCGAGCTGGCGCGTGATCGGCCCGTTGCGTCGCCTGTCGCAGAAGGCGGACGCCCTGGGCGGCGATGCGCCCATGGCGCCGATCCGGGAAGAAGGCCCTCTGGAGATCCGGCAGGCGGCGCGGGCCTTCAATCGGATGCAGGACCATGCCGTCCGCTCGATCCAGGACCGCTCGCGGGTGCTGGCCGCCATATGCCACGACCTGCGCACGCCGCTGACGCGGATGCGCCTGCTCATCGAAACGCGCGGCGCGAACGAGATCCAGGGCAGTCTGCTGAAGAATATCAGCCTGATGCAGTCGATGGTCACCTCCACGCTCGCCTTCTTCAGCGACGCGCACAGCGCGGAAGACGAGGAGTGGCTCGATCTCGGGGCGCTCCTGTCGACGCTCTGCGACGAATTCGAGGACGCGGGTGCCGCCATCCGCTATGTCGGCCCCAGGCATATCCTGTTCCGCTGCCGGCCGAATGCCATGATGCGGGCCTTTACCAATCTCGTCGAGAACGGCTGTCATTTCGGCAATGCGGTCACGATCCGCACATCCGTCCGCAGCCACGGCATTGTCATCGACGTGACGGACGACGGCCCCGGCATTCCGGAACAACGTCTGCGGGACGTGATCGAGCCGTTCGTCCACGTCGATCCCTCCCGGTCCCATCGTCCCGGAAGTGTCGGGCTCGGCCTGTCCATCGTGAACGAGATCGTGCAGGCACACCGTGGAACATTGACCTTGATGAACGGGGAGACGAAGGGGCTCGTGGCACGGGTGGATCTTCCGGCATCCCTCCAGGATCTGCCGCGGCGCGAATAG